In a single window of the Metopolophium dirhodum isolate CAU chromosome 2, ASM1992520v1, whole genome shotgun sequence genome:
- the LOC132939135 gene encoding uncharacterized protein LOC132939135: MPSIQSNLVYIVSNFGFLPDTITKLDTRGVLLSKSVDIVNNIQIKLEECNGEIAKLILDKFNKVISKNKGWENIKNINQVLIGETTSDDDLSSSNLNLDNYLSMKYAPITSVDVERSFSIYKNILTPNRSRFTEDSLSKYMVVNYFFNTN; this comes from the exons ATGCCATCGATACAAAGTAATCTGGTGTATATTGTATCTAATTTTGGATTTTTGCCTGACACAATTACAAAACTAGACACAAGag GTGTATTACTATCGAAAAGTGtagatattgtaaataatatacagattaAACTCGAAGAATGCAATGGCGAAATAGCTAAATTGATTTTGGATAAATTCAACAAAGTTATATCGAAGAACAAAGGATgggaaaatatcaaaaatatcaacCAAGTATTGATTGGAGAAACCACAAGCGATGACGATCTATCAAGTAGTAAtcttaatttagataattatttaagtatgaaATACGCCCCGATAACTTCGGTGGACGTAGAAAGATCGTTTTcgatatacaaaaatattttaaccccTAACCGTAGCCGTTTTACTGAAGACAGCCTATCAAAATACATGgtagtcaattatttttttaataccaactag
- the LOC132939127 gene encoding serrate RNA effector molecule homolog isoform X2 — MGDSDDEYDRKRRDKFRGERTESIRGGDNRRDDRRMRDDWNDRETWGARSRGRGDYRGPMRDRYSPGAQRDLSPPVKRMRPPDWEDRRIGYEPPGYGYGAPWEPPAHHMPPVSRIMTMRDPGAHTVNHPAPPPAEQSSGDTQPPMMSLKSFLITQDDNITDEEALAKYNEYKLQFKRNQLNEFFVAHKDEEWFKIKYHPDDSVKRKEEQTIALKKRLEVFKEFLENGKVESVCVDADNPEPLVHLLDSVVIKLEGGTDFDLTVLNPKEILKAKQEPEPEKKETDKKINAGGNSDGEVDSDKEDGIETNKKNDSEVKKSEEAMDVDGQKPEVLDITNDSDQNDDAVKPRALHRTTSVFLRNLAPAITKSELETICKRFPGFIRLSIADPLPERRWFRRGWVTFDRDVNIKEICWNLNSVRLRDSELGAIVNRDLSKRIRSVNGVTNHRQVARNDMKLCASIINNFDNRSGLWQLTDGEQPASEKTYGVVSRNPVLHNITDFLIEEASAEEEELLGENATCEPEDNTEKDLQLFKALDKMLLYLRIVHSVDFYNHSEYVNEDEMPNRCGIMHARCALPSNPPTQQEITDYCNNFQTKANSLTVSTSHEVSEKELMQLGAKHEEEEIEKFVTSNTQEISKDKWLCPLSGKKFKGPEFVRKHIFNKHIDKLDDVKKEVKYFNNYLRDLKRPQLPEHPGSKQGRKDVNDAPQSYPPAANPYQMPGYPPYGGAGFGRGMYGYSRPPARGGFRGGGRPIIHYRDLDAPKEPEENFI; from the exons ATGGGTGACAGCGATGATGAATACGATAGGAAGCGAAGGGATAAATTTCGAGGCGAACGTACCGAATCAATAAGAGGCGGTGATAACCGCAGAGATGACCGCCGAATGCGCGATGATTGGAATGACAG aGAAACATGGGGTGCACGTAGTCGAGGTCGAGGAGATTATAGAGGCCCGATGCGTGATCGTTATAGTCCAGGTGCTCAAAGAGATCTATCACCTCCAGTTAAGAGAATGAGGCCTCCAGATTg gGAAGACAGACGTATTGGTTATGAACCTCCTGGTTATGGTTATGGTGCACCTTGGGAACCTCCCGCACATCATATGCCTCCTGTTTctag aattatgaCAATGAGAGACCCTGGGGCACATACAGTAAATCATCCGGCTCCACCACCAGCTGAACAGTCTTCAGGAGATACTCAACCACCTATGATGTCTTTAAAGTCTTTTTTGATTACTCAAGATGATAACATAACTGACGAAGAAGCATTAgctaaatataatgaatacaaattGCAGTTTAAAAGAAATCAACTTAATGAATTTTTTGTTGCCCATAAAGATGAGGAatg gtTTAAGATTAAATACCATCCTGATGATAGTGTAAAACGAAAGGAAGAGCAAACTATAGCACTTAAA AAACGGTTAGaagtttttaaagaatttttagaaaatggtAAAGTTGAATCAGTTTGTGTGGATGCTGATAATCCAGAGCCTCTAGTTCATCTTCTTGATTCAGTTGTGATAAAACTTGAAGGAGGTACAGATTTTGATTTAACAGTGTTGAATCCCAAAGAGATATTAAAAGCCAAACAGGAACCAGAACCTGAAAAGAAagaaactgataaaaaaattaa TGCTGGAGGAAATTCTGATGGTGAAGTGGACAGTGATAAAGAAGATGgtattgaaacaaataaaaaaaacgattctgaagttaaaaaaagtgaag aaGCGATGGATGTGGATGGTCAAAAACCAGAAGTCTTGGATATTACAAACGATAGtgatcaaaat GATGATGCTGTGAAACCAAGAGCATTGCATCGTACAACTTCTgtatttttacgtaatttaGCCCCTGCAATAACCAAAAGTGAACTTGAAAca attTGTAAACGGTTCCCAGGATTTATAAGATTGTCCATAGCAGATCCTTTACCAGAGCGCCGTTGGTTTAGACGTGGTTGGGTAACATTTGATAGAGATGTTAACATCAAAGAAATTTGTTGGAACCTTAATAGTGTTAGg ttgCGTGACAGTGAGCTGGGTGCTATAGTCAATAGAGATTTGAGTAAACGCATACGGTCTGTGAATGGAGTAACAAATCACAGACAAGTTGCTCGCAATGATATGAAACTATGCGccagtattataaataactttgaTAACCGTTCAGGTTTATGGCAATTAACTGATGGCGAGCAACCAGCCTCAGAAAAAACTTATGGTGTTGTATCACGTAATCCTGTTCTACATAACATCacagattttttaatagaaGAAGCGTCTGCTGAAGAAGAAGAACTTTTAGGTGAAAATGCTACTTGTGAACCTGAAGATAATACTGAAAAAGATTTGCAGCTGTTtaag GCTTTAGATAAGATGTTACTATATTTACGTATTGTACATTCAGTTGACTTTTACAACCATAGTGAGTATGTAAATGAAGATGAGATGCCAAACAGATGTGGTATTATGCATGCTCGTTGTGCACTGCCCAGTAATCCG CCTACACAGCAAGAAATCACTGATTATTGTAACAACTTTCAAACCAAAGCTAACTCTTTGACTGTCTCGACTTCTCATGAAGTAAGTGAAAAAGAATTAATGCAGCTTGGAGCAAAACACGAAGAAGAAGAAATCGAGAAGTTTGTAACTTCTAATACACAAGAGATATCAAAAGACAAGTGGCTATGCCCTTTGTCGGGCAAAAAATTTAAAGGTCCTGAATTTGTGCgcaaacatattttcaataagCATATTGATAAATTGGACGATGTTAAAAAagaa gtgaaatattttaataattatcttcGTGATCTGAAGAGACCACAGTTGCCTGAACATCCTGGTAGTAAACAAGGTAGAAAAGATGTGAATGATGCTCCTCAGTCATATCCACCAGCTGCAAATcc TTACCAAATGCCTGGCTATCCACCATATGGAGGTGCTGGATTCGGTCGAGGAATGTATGGCTATTCTAGACCACCTGCTCGTGGAGGTTTTAGAGGTGGCGGCAG ACCAATAATTCATTACCGTGATCTAGATGCCCCTAAAGAACCAGaggaaaattttatttga
- the LOC132939127 gene encoding serrate RNA effector molecule homolog isoform X1 — translation MGDSDDEYDRKRRDKFRGERTESIRGGDNRRDDRRMRDDWNDSRLMKTTRETWGARSRGRGDYRGPMRDRYSPGAQRDLSPPVKRMRPPDWEDRRIGYEPPGYGYGAPWEPPAHHMPPVSRIMTMRDPGAHTVNHPAPPPAEQSSGDTQPPMMSLKSFLITQDDNITDEEALAKYNEYKLQFKRNQLNEFFVAHKDEEWFKIKYHPDDSVKRKEEQTIALKKRLEVFKEFLENGKVESVCVDADNPEPLVHLLDSVVIKLEGGTDFDLTVLNPKEILKAKQEPEPEKKETDKKINAGGNSDGEVDSDKEDGIETNKKNDSEVKKSEEAMDVDGQKPEVLDITNDSDQNDDAVKPRALHRTTSVFLRNLAPAITKSELETICKRFPGFIRLSIADPLPERRWFRRGWVTFDRDVNIKEICWNLNSVRLRDSELGAIVNRDLSKRIRSVNGVTNHRQVARNDMKLCASIINNFDNRSGLWQLTDGEQPASEKTYGVVSRNPVLHNITDFLIEEASAEEEELLGENATCEPEDNTEKDLQLFKALDKMLLYLRIVHSVDFYNHSEYVNEDEMPNRCGIMHARCALPSNPPTQQEITDYCNNFQTKANSLTVSTSHEVSEKELMQLGAKHEEEEIEKFVTSNTQEISKDKWLCPLSGKKFKGPEFVRKHIFNKHIDKLDDVKKEVKYFNNYLRDLKRPQLPEHPGSKQGRKDVNDAPQSYPPAANPYQMPGYPPYGGAGFGRGMYGYSRPPARGGFRGGGRPIIHYRDLDAPKEPEENFI, via the exons ATGGGTGACAGCGATGATGAATACGATAGGAAGCGAAGGGATAAATTTCGAGGCGAACGTACCGAATCAATAAGAGGCGGTGATAACCGCAGAGATGACCGCCGAATGCGCGATGATTGGAATGACAG ccgATTGATGAAAACTACaag aGAAACATGGGGTGCACGTAGTCGAGGTCGAGGAGATTATAGAGGCCCGATGCGTGATCGTTATAGTCCAGGTGCTCAAAGAGATCTATCACCTCCAGTTAAGAGAATGAGGCCTCCAGATTg gGAAGACAGACGTATTGGTTATGAACCTCCTGGTTATGGTTATGGTGCACCTTGGGAACCTCCCGCACATCATATGCCTCCTGTTTctag aattatgaCAATGAGAGACCCTGGGGCACATACAGTAAATCATCCGGCTCCACCACCAGCTGAACAGTCTTCAGGAGATACTCAACCACCTATGATGTCTTTAAAGTCTTTTTTGATTACTCAAGATGATAACATAACTGACGAAGAAGCATTAgctaaatataatgaatacaaattGCAGTTTAAAAGAAATCAACTTAATGAATTTTTTGTTGCCCATAAAGATGAGGAatg gtTTAAGATTAAATACCATCCTGATGATAGTGTAAAACGAAAGGAAGAGCAAACTATAGCACTTAAA AAACGGTTAGaagtttttaaagaatttttagaaaatggtAAAGTTGAATCAGTTTGTGTGGATGCTGATAATCCAGAGCCTCTAGTTCATCTTCTTGATTCAGTTGTGATAAAACTTGAAGGAGGTACAGATTTTGATTTAACAGTGTTGAATCCCAAAGAGATATTAAAAGCCAAACAGGAACCAGAACCTGAAAAGAAagaaactgataaaaaaattaa TGCTGGAGGAAATTCTGATGGTGAAGTGGACAGTGATAAAGAAGATGgtattgaaacaaataaaaaaaacgattctgaagttaaaaaaagtgaag aaGCGATGGATGTGGATGGTCAAAAACCAGAAGTCTTGGATATTACAAACGATAGtgatcaaaat GATGATGCTGTGAAACCAAGAGCATTGCATCGTACAACTTCTgtatttttacgtaatttaGCCCCTGCAATAACCAAAAGTGAACTTGAAAca attTGTAAACGGTTCCCAGGATTTATAAGATTGTCCATAGCAGATCCTTTACCAGAGCGCCGTTGGTTTAGACGTGGTTGGGTAACATTTGATAGAGATGTTAACATCAAAGAAATTTGTTGGAACCTTAATAGTGTTAGg ttgCGTGACAGTGAGCTGGGTGCTATAGTCAATAGAGATTTGAGTAAACGCATACGGTCTGTGAATGGAGTAACAAATCACAGACAAGTTGCTCGCAATGATATGAAACTATGCGccagtattataaataactttgaTAACCGTTCAGGTTTATGGCAATTAACTGATGGCGAGCAACCAGCCTCAGAAAAAACTTATGGTGTTGTATCACGTAATCCTGTTCTACATAACATCacagattttttaatagaaGAAGCGTCTGCTGAAGAAGAAGAACTTTTAGGTGAAAATGCTACTTGTGAACCTGAAGATAATACTGAAAAAGATTTGCAGCTGTTtaag GCTTTAGATAAGATGTTACTATATTTACGTATTGTACATTCAGTTGACTTTTACAACCATAGTGAGTATGTAAATGAAGATGAGATGCCAAACAGATGTGGTATTATGCATGCTCGTTGTGCACTGCCCAGTAATCCG CCTACACAGCAAGAAATCACTGATTATTGTAACAACTTTCAAACCAAAGCTAACTCTTTGACTGTCTCGACTTCTCATGAAGTAAGTGAAAAAGAATTAATGCAGCTTGGAGCAAAACACGAAGAAGAAGAAATCGAGAAGTTTGTAACTTCTAATACACAAGAGATATCAAAAGACAAGTGGCTATGCCCTTTGTCGGGCAAAAAATTTAAAGGTCCTGAATTTGTGCgcaaacatattttcaataagCATATTGATAAATTGGACGATGTTAAAAAagaa gtgaaatattttaataattatcttcGTGATCTGAAGAGACCACAGTTGCCTGAACATCCTGGTAGTAAACAAGGTAGAAAAGATGTGAATGATGCTCCTCAGTCATATCCACCAGCTGCAAATcc TTACCAAATGCCTGGCTATCCACCATATGGAGGTGCTGGATTCGGTCGAGGAATGTATGGCTATTCTAGACCACCTGCTCGTGGAGGTTTTAGAGGTGGCGGCAG ACCAATAATTCATTACCGTGATCTAGATGCCCCTAAAGAACCAGaggaaaattttatttga